The proteins below are encoded in one region of Gammaproteobacteria bacterium:
- a CDS encoding glutaredoxin family protein has product MAALLCCGQGIALGATIKECQDAEGRKYFADRCPADTQQLGEKKILTSGQVGGVNLQQLRSEHPIVIYSVPNCDACDLTRNYLSKRGLPFSEKDVSENADNQQELKERSGALTVPAVAIGKQLVSGYNRSALKSQLDAVGYPDSESQQGQQAAGAAPANAEPGQEEPTDAPSPFFSPPPSE; this is encoded by the coding sequence GTGGCGGCGCTCCTGTGTTGCGGGCAGGGCATTGCCCTGGGCGCCACGATCAAGGAGTGCCAGGATGCGGAAGGCAGGAAATATTTCGCCGACCGCTGCCCTGCCGACACGCAGCAACTCGGCGAGAAAAAGATTCTCACCTCGGGACAGGTTGGCGGCGTCAATTTGCAGCAACTTCGCTCGGAGCATCCGATCGTGATCTACAGCGTGCCGAACTGCGACGCCTGCGATTTGACGCGCAATTACCTGAGCAAGCGCGGGCTGCCCTTCTCCGAGAAGGACGTGAGCGAAAATGCCGATAACCAGCAAGAACTCAAAGAACGTTCCGGCGCCTTGACGGTGCCGGCGGTGGCTATAGGGAAGCAGTTGGTGAGTGGCTATAACCGTTCTGCGCTAAAGAGCCAGCTCGACGCGGTGGGCTACCCCGACTCGGAGAGTCAGCAGGGCCAGCAGGCGGCGGGCGCCGCGCCAGCGAATGCCGAGCCGGGGCAGGAAGAACCTACAGATGCCCCTTCCCCGTTTTTCTCTCCTCCGCCAAGCGAGTAA